The Acidobacteriota bacterium region TCGCGCAACGCTTATAAAGAGGGGCGACGCCAGGGCAAGAAGTTGTGAACGACCAGAGCGCAGGCCAACCCCGAAGTTGATGAAAAATTGAAAAATCGTCTCTATCTTTTCCGCAGCACCAGTGTTCGCGGAATGCCTTGCAGGTCGTTGAGCAAATCTTGCGCTTCCCAAATTTGCGAATCGGCCATTGCCGAAACCGCTTCCGATTGCGAGTAGCCCAGTTCGCAAATCAGATAACCGCCAACTTTTAAGCGGCTGGGAGTTTCGTCCAACAGCCTGCGATACAAACTCAATCCGTCGCCGAAATCAGTCAGCGCCAGATGAGGTTCCCAGGCGTAGACTTCGCGTTGCAGCGTGGGCAATTCCTTTTGGGCGACGTACGGTGGATTGGACAGAATGAAATCCGCAAACGGAGTTTCCGGGAATGCCGACAGCAAATTGGAGTTGGTGAACTGGACGCGGTCGGCAAGATCATGTTTGGCGGCATTGCGTCGGGCGACGGCCAGCGCGGCTTCGGAAATATCGCACCCTGTAACTTGCGCGGTTTCGAGTTCGCGCGCCAGAGCAACAGCAATACAACCGGAACCCGTACCCACATCAACGATAACCGGCGAAGCCAATTTGTGTTCTTCAACCAACCGGATGGTTTCTTCGACAATCAGTTCAGTTTCAGGGCGGGGAATCAACACATCCGGCGTGACTTCAAACTCCAAACCGAAAAATTGTTGATGGCCGATGATGTATTGCACCGGTTCGCCCGAAGTTCGACGGGCAAGCAACCGTTGAAATGTGCTGAGTGATTCTTCGCTGAGTTGGTCGTTGAAATTGACGATCAGGTAAGTGCGGTCTTTGCCCAAAGCTTCGGCCAGCAGCATTTGCGCATCCAGCACGTCGTTGACTACGGAGGCAGCGCGCAATTGCTGGCTAGCCTGTTTCAGAGTTTCGGCAATGGTCGCTGGTGGCATTGGCGTTTGATGGCGTTAAGCGGCGACGGCTTGTCGTTCGGTTTCGGCTTTCAGCTTTTCCGCCTGGAAGTGTGTGACAACGGCTTCGATCAATTCGTCCAACGCGCCTTCCATAATCAAATCCAGTTGGTGCAGCGTCAGGCCGATGCGGTGATCCGTGACGCGGTTTTCTTTGAAGTTGTAAGTGCGAATCTTTTCCGACCGGTCGCCGCTACCAACCATCGAGCGGCGCTCAGCGGCAATGGCTTCGTGCTGTTTGGCCTGCTCGATTTCGTACAGCCGCGAACGCAACACGCGCATGGCTTTTTCGCGATTTTTGATCTGCGATTTTTCGTCCTGCATTGAAACGACCACACCCGAAGGAATATGCGTCAACCGCACGGCGGAATAGGTCGTGTTGACCGATTGGCCTCCGGGACCGGACGAGCAGAACGTGTCCACGCGAATGTCTTTGGGATCAATTTTCACGTCCACCTCTTCGGCTTCGGGCAACACGGCGACCGTCACGGCGGAGGTGTGAATGCGTCCGCTGGTTTCAGTTTGCGGAACGCGTTGGACGCGATGCACGCCGGATTCGTGCTTCAGTTTGGAATACACGCGGTCGCCTTCGATGATCGCTTCGGCTTTTTGAATTCCGCCCAATCCGGTTTCGGCTGCATCCGTGACTTGCAACTTCCAGCCTTGGCGCTCGGCGTACCGCGCATACATGCGCAACACTTCGGCGGCAAATAAACAGGCTTCTTCGCCGCCCGTGCCCGCGCGAATTTCCAGAATGACGTTCTTTTCGTCATTTGGATCTTTCGGCAGCAGCAGAACTTTCAACTCTTCCTCAACCTTTTCGCGCCGAGTTTCCAGTTCCGGCAATTCGGCTTCGGCCAGTGCGCGCATTTCAGCGTCGTCCATTTCGCGCAAGATTTCGCGGTTGCCAGTGATGTCATTATCCAACTTTTTCAATTCGCGAAACTTCATCACGATAGGCTCCAATTCGCGATGCTGTTTGGCGACTTTGGTGTAGCGCGTCTGGTCGCTGATGATTTCGTTGTCCGTCATCTGCTCGGTCAAATCTTCGTAGGTTTTTTCGATGGCTTCGAGTTTTTCAAACATAAATCAAAGTAGTCGGTAGACAGGAGTCAGTAGCCTATAGCGTGAATTTCAATTTGCTGCCTAAAAAAACTTACGCGGGTTGAGGCTGTTCCTGTGGTTCTAATTTTAAGGATTCTTTGAGCGCGTAAATGGCAACTTCCAATTGGTCGTCCGAAGGTTCACGCGTCGTCAGGTTTTGCAGCCAGATTCCCGGCAGCGTCATCAACCGGAAAATCGCTCCGGATTCTTTTTTGCCTGCGGCGCGGATGACTTCATAAGAAAGTCCTGCAATGACCGGAATCAGGGCGATGCGCGATAGCATATTCAGCAACAGCGAATCGAACTTAATGATCGAAAACAGCACGATGGAAACCAGCATCACGACCATCAGGAAACTGGTTCCGCAGCGCGGATGTTGGCGCGGATGGCGGCGGGCATTGGCGACGGTCAAATCTTCGCCCTGTTCCCAGGTGAAGACGGTTTTGTGTTCCGCGCCGTGGTATTCAAACACACGTTTGATGTCGTTCAGCCGCGAAAACGCGTAAATCATCGTCAGGAAAAATCCCATGCGGATGACGCCGTCAATCAGGTTGAAGGAAAACGATGGGCGAACAGGCTTCAAATACGCATGCAGCCAAGCCCAGGCCGCCTGGTACCAGGCTTGCCCGGCGGTTTGTTCAATTTGCGTTTGTGGCGCGTTGCCCCAGCCGAAGTAGATAAACATCACATTGGTCAACAATAACGGCAAAACGATGAACAGCATGACGTTGAAAAACAGCGCGAACAGAATCGAACCCGCTGCCGTCGCCGTTGCGCCCGCCCCGCCGGATTTTTCCTTTGTTTCGGCTTTTGCAGGTTCGATAAATTCCCCGGATGGTTCAAACACGTGAGCCGTCGTTGCCAAAGCGCCGGTTGCCGCGGCGGCTTTCGCCACCTTTGCGGTCTCTTTTACTTTTTCTTCGGCTTCCGTTTGGTCTTCAAAAGCGACGGTCGCCGAGAAATTCAACGCCTTGATGCCGAGCAGCATGGAATGAATCAGCACCGCGCTGCCGCGCAGGACAGGAATCTTCAAGATCGGATATTTGTCGCTGAGTTTCGGCAGCGGCTCAGCTTTGTAAACGATGCTGCCATCCTGTTTGCGAACTGCCACGGCGTACGAATTCGGCGCGCGCATCATCACGCCTTCGATGACTGCCTGGCCGCCGACAATGATTTCTTTTTCCTGACTCATAACAACCTGCTTTATCGGAAAAATGAAAGCCACAACGCAGCACGGATTTTATGTTTGCTGGCGCTCCTGCATAGCGGACAGGAATGCAATGCTCCGTGGCGTTGTGGCTTGGGATTCTAAGCTAACGATGACCGCAAACAAATGCGGCTTGCAGATTACGGAATACAGACGGACAAGCGGCAACACCATGCTGCTCGTCCGTCAACCTTGAAGTGTTCAGTTGAAGCTTCATTGCAAAACCGCAATCTGAAATTGGTAATCAGGCCGCTGCCTGCGTCTTCTTACCGTATTTTTTCTGGAACCGTTCGACACGACCGGCGGTGTCCACCAATTTCTGTTTGCCGGTGAAGAACGGATGGCAATTGGAACAGATTTCAACGGCCAACTCTTTTTTGGTCGAACGCGTCGTCCAAGTTGCGCCACAGGCGCAATGCACCTTGCATTCAACGTAATTCGGATGGATTCCTTCTTTCACTTTCAGTGTCTCCTTTGCTTTAACAATTATGCTTTCCAACCGCGGGCAGTGTCCGTCTGTCAGTACAAGCGAAAATCCACCACCAGCGGCAAATTGGAAAAGTAGCCGAAGCTTTCAGGCTCTGTCAAGCCGGGCTTTCGTTTGTTGATGGCTTCATTCAATGACAGTGGCTCAATTCTTTGGCAGGGCATTTTGGAGAAGGGGCTAATGTTAAATCTCTCGTGGGTAAGCATTTGAAGGTGCGTGGGATTGGTTTTTACGTTGCAGTGGGATTGAGTTTCCCCTTGATTTTGGCGAAGGCAAATTCCTGAATTGGCAACGCCTCGGTCTTTCGGTTAGTATTGCGGTGGTTCAGGTCAGCCACTTGATGGTTGAATCAGTTACACAACAACAAATAAACAACAATCAAAGAGAGAGAGGCGATTTTGGAAATGGACAACACTGCTCAACAGAATGTTCAAGATGCATTTTTGAACAATCTTCGTAAAGACCGCGTTAACGTGACAATTTATTTGATGGGAGGGGTCAAACTGACAGGCAAGATTCGCAGCTTCGACAAATTTTCGCTCGTGTTGGAATCAGGAAATCTGGAACAGTTGATCTTCAAACATGCGATTTCCACCATTTCGGTACCGCGTGGCAGTTTCCATCATCCACGCCCTGAAGGCATTAACCAACACAGTTCAGGTTCGGCCGGTTCTTCCGGTTCCAGCGGTCCGGCATTAACACCGATATCCGTGCCCGCCGGCGGAGGTTCTTCCTCGCCGTCCGGGGCTTCGGGATCGGCTGCATCCGGAAGCTAAATCAACCATCAAGGCACGATCAAACCCGAAGCTTCAGTCAGAACCAATCCATCTGGCTGAAGCTTTTTCTATGTAATCCAAATCAAAACCCATGAAGAACATCGGACTTTGCGGGGCGCATCGCACGGGAAAAACCACTTTGGCGATGGAACTCGCCCGACTGACGGGAAGACAGTTCGTCAGAACCCGCGTGACGGAAATTTTCAAACAACACGGGCTTCATGCCGCCCAGGAAATGGATTTTGAGACGCGGCTGCGAATTCAGTATCGAATCCTGGAAGCCTGTGAAAGCGATTGGCAAAACGCCGCATCGGAATTTGTCACGGATCGCACCCCAGTGGATTTTCTGGCTTACACGCTGGGCGATGTGCAGGGCAAAACCGAAGTCAACTGTGCGGACTTCGACCAGTACATTGAGCGCTGTTTTAATTTGACCAATGCTTTTTTCGCTACGCTGGTGATTTTGCAGCCAGGCATTCCCTTGACAGAAGCCGAAGGCAAAGCCGCGCTCAATCAGGCCTACATTGAACACATCAACAGTCTGGTGATCGGTCTTTGCCACGACCAGCGCGTGGAAAGCCGGGTCATCACCTTGAATCGGGAAGTGATTACATTGGATGAACGCATTCGCATCATTTCTGCGGCATTGTAACTGCAATCCGGCTAACGCTATCATCCGCCTCGCTTGACCGGTTGATCCCAACCACAAACCCATTCAACCCATACACACGGAGGAGTTATGCGCCCATTCACGCTCAAAGCCTGCGTACTGTTGATCAGTATTGCTGTGGCGATGGCTGCGGTTGTCGTTGACTGGTCCCAGAAGGCCAGCGCTCAAGAACAAGCGAAAAATGATGAACAGAAAACGGAGAAGAAAGACGGACTGATTTTGAAGCCCGAAGGCAAAATTTCGTTCACGACCGATGAAGGAACCTGGATGTCGTTGGACGTTTCGCCCGATGGCCAGACCATCGTCTTTGACCTTGCCGGCGATATTTACACGATGCCAATCGTGGGCGGCGAAGCCAAACGGATTGTTGGCGGCGACCTCGGATTTGAATCGCAACCCAAATTTTCGCCTGACGGCAAACTGATCGCATTTATCAGTGACCGCAGCGGAGGCGAAAATCTGTACATCTGCAAACCCGACGGCAGCGACATCAAACCCATCACCAAAGGACGCGGCAATGACATTACCTATTACCTTTCTCCATCGTGGACGCCTGATGGAAACTACATCATCGCTTCGCGTTCGGATCGCGGCATCGGCACATATCATCCCTACATGTGGCACAAGGATGGCGGCACGGGTGTCAGTATCGGCCCGCCACCACCACCTCCGCCCGCGCCTGGTCAGGGCGGCGGGCAACAGTCCCCGCCACTGAACAAAATGGGGGCGGTCGCTTCGCCCGATGGCCAATACGTTTACTGGGCACAACGCACGAACGCATTCAGTTACAACGTGCAATTTCCGCTTTGGCAGATTTACCGATTCAACCGCGAAACCAGCGAAACGACGCGGCTGACCAATGTGCAAGGTTCGGCGATGCGTCCGGTGCTTTCGCCCGATGGCAAGCATCTGATTTATGCCACGCGCTATCAATTGCAAACGGCTCTGCGTGTGCGCGACCTGGAAACAAACGAAGAACGCTGGCTGATCAGCCATGTCACGCGTGACGATCAGGAATCACGAGCCACGCGCGACACCTTTCCCGGTTATGCCTTCACGCCCGACGGCAAATCGCTGATCCTCACGATTGATGGCAAAATCAAGCGCGTGGATTTTGCCACCGGTGCAGCCTCCATGATTCCATTCACAGCCAAAGTTGACGTAGACATCGCCGCGCGGTTGCATTTCGATTACAAAGTGGATGACGGGCCAGGCATCAAGGCGCGATTGATTCGCTATCCGGCACTCTCGCCCGATGGCCGCCGCGTCGCGTTCACCGCTTTCAACAAGTTGTACGTGATGCCACTCGAAGCCAACGCCAAACCGCAGCGGCTGACGAACCTGTCGGTCGGCGAATTCATGCCTGCCTGGTCGCCCGATGGCGCGTATGTGGCCTTTGCGACCTGGACGCGCGAAGGCGGGCACATCTATCGCGTGCCAAGCGCAGGTGGAACGCCGGAGCAATTGACGCGGCGTGCGGCGTATTACTCCTTCCCCTGTTATTCGCCTGACAACACGAAGATCGTCTTCACCTACGGCGCAATCAGCGATCAGTTGTTTGCCGACCTGCACGAAGACGACAGCTTCCATTCCCCGGAGGAAGCTGTGTTACACGGACGTACTGACAACGAAATCAACGGCGTGGGCGGCACAGGAATACGCGAATTGCGCTACATTGCGGCGACAGGCGGCGATTCAACCGTCATTACTGCGGCGGAAGGTGGACAGCAACCACATTTCAGCAATGACCCGCAACGCGTTTATTACACGACAGGACAGGGATTGGCTTCGGTGCGGTTGGACGGTTTCGACAAACGCGTGCATTTGAAAGTCACTGGCAGCGGAGCGCCGCCGCAGCAGGCTGCGGCTGATGAGATGCGCATTTCGCCGGACGGCACGCGCGCCTTCGTTTCGCTGCAAACCAAGCACTACCTTGTGACAATTCCCAAAGCTGGCAAGGAAACGGTGAACGTCAGTATCACGGGCGCATCGCCAAACACGACTGTGCCGGTGAAAAAGATGTCCGCCGATGGCGGCGATTACCTGATGTGGACACCCGACGGCAAAGCGGTTACCTGGTCGTGGGGAACGAAGTTTTATCGCCAGGCTGTAGATGCCGACAAACCGGAAGCGTTCGATGCCATAGTCGAAGCCGCCCGCGTCAAACCTTCGGGCAAAATCATCCTGACCGGCGCTCGCGTCATTACGATGAAGGGCGACGAAGTGCTGGAACGCGGTGATATCACGATTGTTGACAATCGCATTGTCGAAATTAAAGCCAGTACGCCTTTGCCATCCGGCAAGAACATCAGGAAGCAGGCTGCGACATCATTTCCCGCCGATGCCAAAGTGATTGATGTCACGGGCAAAACGATCATCCCCGGCCTGGTGGACGTGCACGCCCACATGCGTCCGCCGCGCAACGTACATCAGACGCAGGTCTGGGCATATCTGGCAAATCTGGCTTACGGCGTCACGACCACGCGCGACCCGCAACCTTCGACAACGGACGTTTATGCATACGCCGATCTTGTCGAGACGGGTGAAATCGTCGGCCCGCGCATTCTGACCACCGGCCCCGGCGTGTTTTCCAACGACGGTTTGACCGACAAGGACACCGCGCGCAATTACATCAAACGTTACCGCGAGGCTTATCAAACCGACACTTTGAAGGAATATGTCACGGGCGACCGCCTCGTGCGCCAATGGGTTGCGGCTGCCTGCCAGGAATTCAAAATCACGCCGACGACCGAAGGCGCGCTGGATATGAAACTCGATCTGACGCAGATGATGGATGGATATTCCGGCAGCGAGCACGCACTGCCGATTCAGCCGCTGTACAAAGACATGGCCGAGTTCGTCGCGCAAACCAAGACGTTTTACACGCCGACGCTGCTGGTCGCGTATGGCGCGCCGTGGACGGAAAACTATTTCTTCCAAAACACCGATGTGGTGAATAACAAAAAACTGGCGCGTTTCGTGCCGATGGAATTGCTTAACGGCATGTTGCGGCGACGCGCCCAATGGTTCCATCCCGACGAATATGGTTACAAAGGCATCGCCGCAGGCGCGGCAAAAGTCGTCCGAGCAGGCGGGCGCGTAGGCCTTGGCGGTCACGGCCAGATGCAAGGCATCGGTTGTCATTGGGAACTCTGGGCGCTGCAATCCGGCGGATTGACGCCGCACGAAGCGTTGCGGGTGGCGACACTTTTCGGCGCCGAAGCGATTGGCCTGAACCGCGACATCGGGTCTCTGGAACCGGGCAAGCTGGCCGATCTGATTGTGTTGGATCAAAACCCGCTGACCGACATTCGCAACACGAACACGATTCGCTTTGTGATGAAAAACGGCGAACTTTACGAAGGCGACACGCTGGATCAGGTTTGGCCCGCTCAACGCAAACTGGAAAAACAATACTGGTGGGATCGCGAACCGAAGTAGATTCCGTCAAGAGTTTTGAATCTGTGGGCAGGTGACGCCGGATGGTTTGTCACCTGCCCACTTTGTTAGCCGGGAATTTTTGTTCGATACCGCCGTTCCGATTCTTTGATGGGATAATCGTTGGCGCTCATATCGCGGCGTCGCATCAATCCTTCTTCGTCAAATTCCCAATGTTCATTGCCGTGAGTGCGAAACCACTGGCCGGTCGCGTCGTGCCATTCGTACTCAAATCGCACGGAAATGCGGTTGTCAGTAAATGCCCACAACTCTTTCATCAAACGATAATCCAATTCCTTTGCCCATTTGCGTCGCAGGAACCCCTTGATTGCGTCGCGCCCAACAAAAAACTCCGTGCGATTGCGCCATTCGGAATCCGGCGTGTAAGCCAGCGCGACGCGTTCGGGATCGCGCGAATTCCAAGCGGCTTCTGCGGCCTGGACTTTGGCGCGCGCGGTTTCGAGCGTGAACGGTGGTTTGATGATTGGCCTTTGCATCATTTTTTTCCTCCTTCCAGTTCTGTTTTGAGGCGAGTAATTTCAGCCTCCAGATTGGCAATGTGTTCGTACAGCGGCGCGTTCAACTCGCGAATTTCCTCCACGGTGAACCGCGGCGTGATGTGTTGTGGGCAATTCCAGTCAAAGGCTTCCAGATGCAATACCATCGCGCGTTCCACTTTTGCGTCGTAACTCGCGTCTTGCAACCTGGCGATCAGTTCAGGAGCATCTTTTGCTTCGACGATTTCGATGCGCGCGTAAATTTTCAACCGCTGGCGGTGCGCGTAATCCATCAAAATCAATGCCGCTTTGTCGTTGCGGTCAAGATTGCCGACGCTGATGTATTGCAGGTTGCCGCGAAAATCTGCGTATGCCAGTGTCTTTGAATCCAAGACCTTCAAAAATCCCTTTGGCCCGCCGCGAAATTGCACATACGGAAATCCGCTTTCCCCAACCGTTGCCAGGTAAAATCCGTCACGTTCGGCGATGAACTCAGCTTCATTGTCGCCGACTTCTGTTCCGCGCTCCTGCGCTTCCACGCGAGCATACGATTTTCGCGAACCGTATTTCTCCTGCTGGGCCTTGACGCTGTCCGAAAATGCAATCTCGCCAAAGTTTCGTGCCATCTGCTTCACCTTTCGGGCTGTAAAGCCAAGGCCGAACCATCGAACCGGTTCAGCCTTGGCAAATTGGTCGTCAGCCGATTTTGCGTTTCGCGAAAAATTCGCGAATGCGAGCGGCAATCGCCGGCGCGTCTTCTTCCAGCGCAAAATGACCTGTCTCGAAATAATGAACTTCGATATTTTTCAGGTCTTTCTGGTAACCGTTTTGGACGCCATTCACCGTGAAGAACGGATCGTTCTTCCCCCAGACGACCAACGTCGGCGGTTGGAATTGACGAAAGTACGCGTGCCACGCCGGATACGCACGAACGTTAGTGTAGTAATCCGCAAACAGGTCGAGTTGAATTTCCGCATTGCCCGCGCGGTCCAGTAACGGTTGGTCAACCAACCAGTTGTCGGGGCTGATTTCAGTGGGCTTGCGCGTTCCGTGTGTGTACTGGAACTTTGTGGTTTCCAGTTTCAGGAAACCCCTCAGCGCTTCCGTCAATTTGGGATCACGATCAGGGCCATACACTTTGAGCGGCGCGGCATTTTCCGATAACCCTTCTTCGTAGGCATTCCCATTTTGAATGATCAACGCCTGCACTCTGTCGGGATGTTTGACCGCCAATCGAAACCCGACCGGCGCGCCGTAATCCTGCACATACAGGCTGTATTGAGTCGCGCCAACGGTTTGCGTGAACTGGTCCACGATGTTGGCCAGGTTTTCAAAGGTGTAATTGAATTCATTGGCGGGCGGAGCCGAACTCAACCCGAACCCCGGATAATCCGGCGCCAGCAAATGAAATTTGTCCGCCAAGGCCGGAATCAAATCGCGAAACATGTGCGACGAGGTCGGAAATCCGTGCAATAACAGAATCGTTGGTTTGGTTTTGTCGCCAGCCTCACGATAAAAAATATCCAGCCCGTTGATTTTCACCGTCTTGTAAACCGTTTTTGTCATCTCGGTTTGGGG contains the following coding sequences:
- the prmC gene encoding peptide chain release factor N(5)-glutamine methyltransferase, producing MPPATIAETLKQASQQLRAASVVNDVLDAQMLLAEALGKDRTYLIVNFNDQLSEESLSTFQRLLARRTSGEPVQYIIGHQQFFGLEFEVTPDVLIPRPETELIVEETIRLVEEHKLASPVIVDVGTGSGCIAVALARELETAQVTGCDISEAALAVARRNAAKHDLADRVQFTNSNLLSAFPETPFADFILSNPPYVAQKELPTLQREVYAWEPHLALTDFGDGLSLYRRLLDETPSRLKVGGYLICELGYSQSEAVSAMADSQIWEAQDLLNDLQGIPRTLVLRKR
- the prfA gene encoding peptide chain release factor 1: MFEKLEAIEKTYEDLTEQMTDNEIISDQTRYTKVAKQHRELEPIVMKFRELKKLDNDITGNREILREMDDAEMRALAEAELPELETRREKVEEELKVLLLPKDPNDEKNVILEIRAGTGGEEACLFAAEVLRMYARYAERQGWKLQVTDAAETGLGGIQKAEAIIEGDRVYSKLKHESGVHRVQRVPQTETSGRIHTSAVTVAVLPEAEEVDVKIDPKDIRVDTFCSSGPGGQSVNTTYSAVRLTHIPSGVVVSMQDEKSQIKNREKAMRVLRSRLYEIEQAKQHEAIAAERRSMVGSGDRSEKIRTYNFKENRVTDHRIGLTLHQLDLIMEGALDELIEAVVTHFQAEKLKAETERQAVAA
- a CDS encoding DUF1385 domain-containing protein; this encodes MSQEKEIIVGGQAVIEGVMMRAPNSYAVAVRKQDGSIVYKAEPLPKLSDKYPILKIPVLRGSAVLIHSMLLGIKALNFSATVAFEDQTEAEEKVKETAKVAKAAAATGALATTAHVFEPSGEFIEPAKAETKEKSGGAGATATAAGSILFALFFNVMLFIVLPLLLTNVMFIYFGWGNAPQTQIEQTAGQAWYQAAWAWLHAYLKPVRPSFSFNLIDGVIRMGFFLTMIYAFSRLNDIKRVFEYHGAEHKTVFTWEQGEDLTVANARRHPRQHPRCGTSFLMVVMLVSIVLFSIIKFDSLLLNMLSRIALIPVIAGLSYEVIRAAGKKESGAIFRLMTLPGIWLQNLTTREPSDDQLEVAIYALKESLKLEPQEQPQPA
- the rpmE gene encoding 50S ribosomal protein L31, which codes for MKEGIHPNYVECKVHCACGATWTTRSTKKELAVEICSNCHPFFTGKQKLVDTAGRVERFQKKYGKKTQAAA
- the hfq gene encoding RNA chaperone Hfq — protein: MDNTAQQNVQDAFLNNLRKDRVNVTIYLMGGVKLTGKIRSFDKFSLVLESGNLEQLIFKHAISTISVPRGSFHHPRPEGINQHSSGSAGSSGSSGPALTPISVPAGGGSSSPSGASGSAASGS
- a CDS encoding AAA family ATPase: MKNIGLCGAHRTGKTTLAMELARLTGRQFVRTRVTEIFKQHGLHAAQEMDFETRLRIQYRILEACESDWQNAASEFVTDRTPVDFLAYTLGDVQGKTEVNCADFDQYIERCFNLTNAFFATLVILQPGIPLTEAEGKAALNQAYIEHINSLVIGLCHDQRVESRVITLNREVITLDERIRIISAAL
- a CDS encoding PD40 domain-containing protein, with amino-acid sequence MRPFTLKACVLLISIAVAMAAVVVDWSQKASAQEQAKNDEQKTEKKDGLILKPEGKISFTTDEGTWMSLDVSPDGQTIVFDLAGDIYTMPIVGGEAKRIVGGDLGFESQPKFSPDGKLIAFISDRSGGENLYICKPDGSDIKPITKGRGNDITYYLSPSWTPDGNYIIASRSDRGIGTYHPYMWHKDGGTGVSIGPPPPPPPAPGQGGGQQSPPLNKMGAVASPDGQYVYWAQRTNAFSYNVQFPLWQIYRFNRETSETTRLTNVQGSAMRPVLSPDGKHLIYATRYQLQTALRVRDLETNEERWLISHVTRDDQESRATRDTFPGYAFTPDGKSLILTIDGKIKRVDFATGAASMIPFTAKVDVDIAARLHFDYKVDDGPGIKARLIRYPALSPDGRRVAFTAFNKLYVMPLEANAKPQRLTNLSVGEFMPAWSPDGAYVAFATWTREGGHIYRVPSAGGTPEQLTRRAAYYSFPCYSPDNTKIVFTYGAISDQLFADLHEDDSFHSPEEAVLHGRTDNEINGVGGTGIRELRYIAATGGDSTVITAAEGGQQPHFSNDPQRVYYTTGQGLASVRLDGFDKRVHLKVTGSGAPPQQAAADEMRISPDGTRAFVSLQTKHYLVTIPKAGKETVNVSITGASPNTTVPVKKMSADGGDYLMWTPDGKAVTWSWGTKFYRQAVDADKPEAFDAIVEAARVKPSGKIILTGARVITMKGDEVLERGDITIVDNRIVEIKASTPLPSGKNIRKQAATSFPADAKVIDVTGKTIIPGLVDVHAHMRPPRNVHQTQVWAYLANLAYGVTTTRDPQPSTTDVYAYADLVETGEIVGPRILTTGPGVFSNDGLTDKDTARNYIKRYREAYQTDTLKEYVTGDRLVRQWVAAACQEFKITPTTEGALDMKLDLTQMMDGYSGSEHALPIQPLYKDMAEFVAQTKTFYTPTLLVAYGAPWTENYFFQNTDVVNNKKLARFVPMELLNGMLRRRAQWFHPDEYGYKGIAAGAAKVVRAGGRVGLGGHGQMQGIGCHWELWALQSGGLTPHEALRVATLFGAEAIGLNRDIGSLEPGKLADLIVLDQNPLTDIRNTNTIRFVMKNGELYEGDTLDQVWPAQRKLEKQYWWDREPK
- a CDS encoding nuclear transport factor 2 family protein yields the protein MMQRPIIKPPFTLETARAKVQAAEAAWNSRDPERVALAYTPDSEWRNRTEFFVGRDAIKGFLRRKWAKELDYRLMKELWAFTDNRISVRFEYEWHDATGQWFRTHGNEHWEFDEEGLMRRRDMSANDYPIKESERRYRTKIPG
- a CDS encoding pyridoxamine 5'-phosphate oxidase family protein — translated: MARNFGEIAFSDSVKAQQEKYGSRKSYARVEAQERGTEVGDNEAEFIAERDGFYLATVGESGFPYVQFRGGPKGFLKVLDSKTLAYADFRGNLQYISVGNLDRNDKAALILMDYAHRQRLKIYARIEIVEAKDAPELIARLQDASYDAKVERAMVLHLEAFDWNCPQHITPRFTVEEIRELNAPLYEHIANLEAEITRLKTELEGGKK
- a CDS encoding alpha/beta fold hydrolase; amino-acid sequence: MRTKWQTFLVAIIAIFELGAISTSGRAQHSHKMATEKPQTEMTKTVYKTVKINGLDIFYREAGDKTKPTILLLHGFPTSSHMFRDLIPALADKFHLLAPDYPGFGLSSAPPANEFNYTFENLANIVDQFTQTVGATQYSLYVQDYGAPVGFRLAVKHPDRVQALIIQNGNAYEEGLSENAAPLKVYGPDRDPKLTEALRGFLKLETTKFQYTHGTRKPTEISPDNWLVDQPLLDRAGNAEIQLDLFADYYTNVRAYPAWHAYFRQFQPPTLVVWGKNDPFFTVNGVQNGYQKDLKNIEVHYFETGHFALEEDAPAIAARIREFFAKRKIG